The following DNA comes from Methanobacterium sp..
CGAAGTTTAACCCGTTTAATATTCTCTTTCAACTCAGCCAAGGGCTGGTATTTCTTCCTTATATCCAGCAACCTTTCCCTTTCTTTGATTATATCGGTGAATTTCATGAAATTTCCATCTCCAGGAAATTTTTCATGATCCTCCGACCATCACCAGTTCCAATGGACTCCGGGTGGAATTGAAGACCGAATATGGGATAATCATGGTGTTTAATGGCCATTATCATCCCATCATCAGTTTCAGCCAGTATATCCATGGAGGATGGTGTACTATCCCTTTTACACACCAGAGAATGGTATCTTGCTGCCTGGAGGGGGCTTTTAACACCCTGGAACATGCCAGTATTTTGATGGTGGATCAGGCTTTTTTTCCCGTGAACAGGTTCTGTACGGGTGATTTCACCACCAAACGCTGTAAATATGCCCTGGTGTCCGAGACAAACACCTAAAAGTGGTGTTTCCTGGCCAATTTCCAGGATGGTGTCTCTGGAAACACCGAAATCCCTCTCATTTTCCGGGTTTCCAGGACCTGGAGATATTATGATCCGGTCGGGTTGCAGTTTTTTTATTTCGGCGATGGTTATTTCATCATTCCTGAAAACACAGATGTCCTTTTCAAATTCTCCCACCAGTTGATAGAGGTTATAGGTGAAAGAATCATAA
Coding sequences within:
- a CDS encoding aminodeoxychorismate/anthranilate synthase component II encodes the protein MILIIDNYDSFTYNLYQLVGEFEKDICVFRNDEITIAEIKKLQPDRIIISPGPGNPENERDFGVSRDTILEIGQETPLLGVCLGHQGIFTAFGGEITRTEPVHGKKSLIHHQNTGMFQGVKSPLQAARYHSLVCKRDSTPSSMDILAETDDGMIMAIKHHDYPIFGLQFHPESIGTGDGRRIMKNFLEMEIS